From the Methanobacterium sp. CWC-01 genome, the window TCCCTTAAACCTACTTTTTTCTTTTTATTTTCAAGGATTTAAAAAGTACTAAATTTTATTAAGTGATACATACTCATTTTTAACTATAATGGACTTTATCTGAGCGTGATAAAATCAATTCATCAAGTTATAAAAGATCATGCCCCAAATGCGGTACTTTGAATGTGGAAAATGCCCGTTTTTGTACTCGATGCGGTACATTAATAGATAAGAGTTCTCTGGCCGCTGGTATGATTTGCAGTAATTGTCTTACTGAAAATCCATCTTACGCGTCATTCTGCATGGAGTGCGGTACCAAACTCCAAATCACAGATCTTCAAGAAACAGAGGATGAATATTACTCCCGGGATAAAATGGAGTCACTAGAATTAACTCCAGCTGAATCCCTCCTGATATTGGATTTAGATGCCGATGGAAAAGAAATGTTCAAACTTACGATGCTGGATCTTTTGGCGCGGCGCGTAATTAGAATGCAAACCTTTCAGGAAGATAAAGGACTTTCTGTAAAAAAACCGGGCCTTTTCCATGAAGTACAGCGGGGAAAAGAATTTGAAACTCGCCTTCAACCATATGAAGAAATATTTCGCAAACCTCTATACAGTTATCAAGAAATAGAAGTCTTCCAATATATTCAAATGGTCCTGAAAAATATGAGCCCGGTTCTAACTAATCCATTTTTAGAATACAAGGATATTTACATGATCAATCCACTAATTAAAGAGGGATATATGGAGAGAGTGGAAAAAAATGGCTTTCATTCGCGTGATCATTATCGATTAACCGAATTGGGTGTTGGTATCAGAAAAAAAATTAAAGACGTTCTGGAGGATGCAGATCAC encodes:
- a CDS encoding zinc ribbon domain-containing protein, whose amino-acid sequence is MNSSSYKRSCPKCGTLNVENARFCTRCGTLIDKSSLAAGMICSNCLTENPSYASFCMECGTKLQITDLQETEDEYYSRDKMESLELTPAESLLILDLDADGKEMFKLTMLDLLARRVIRMQTFQEDKGLSVKKPGLFHEVQRGKEFETRLQPYEEIFRKPLYSYQEIEVFQYIQMVLKNMSPVLTNPFLEYKDIYMINPLIKEGYMERVEKNGFHSRDHYRLTELGVGIRKKIKDVLEDADHLGEWVSTDPERAKAFLSAVGSHIFILNYDLDTLRFLENNLAGIESTTSKFYPYYLFPIDFLKNFKSEANINDIFGMDALRSFEFFETFDPFDDIFDAFE